One genomic segment of Paraburkholderia caffeinilytica includes these proteins:
- a CDS encoding ammonium transporter has product MESLKTGTDTLFLLLGAAMVLAMHAGFAFLELGTVRKKNQVNALVKILVDFSVSTIAYFFIGYTIAYGVQFFGSAESLAAHNGYALVRFFFLLTFAAAIPAIVSGGIAERSKFNPQLFATFVLVGFVYPFFEGIAWNGRFGIQGWLTQVFGAPFHDFAGSVVVHAFGGWVALPAVLLLGARHGRYHRDGGIAAHPPSNIPFLALGAWVLAVGWFGFNVMSAQTIDKISGLVAVNSLMAMVGGTLTAWLAGRNDPGFTYNGPLAGLVAVCAGSDVMHPLGALVTGGIAGVLFVYMFTCVQNRWRIDDVLGVWPLHGLCGAWGGLAAGIFGLHALGGLGGVSFGAQLLGTLGGIVVASLGGTLVYGAIRLTVGLRLDQEDEYNGADLSIHKISATPERESVG; this is encoded by the coding sequence ATGGAAAGTCTGAAAACCGGCACCGACACCCTCTTCCTTTTACTGGGTGCCGCGATGGTGCTGGCCATGCATGCGGGGTTCGCGTTTCTCGAACTCGGCACGGTGCGCAAAAAGAATCAGGTCAATGCACTGGTCAAGATTCTGGTGGACTTCTCGGTCTCGACGATCGCGTACTTCTTCATCGGCTACACGATCGCCTACGGCGTGCAGTTCTTCGGCAGCGCCGAGTCGCTGGCCGCGCACAACGGCTACGCGCTGGTGCGCTTCTTCTTTCTCCTGACCTTCGCGGCGGCGATTCCCGCGATCGTGTCGGGCGGCATCGCCGAGCGCTCGAAATTCAATCCGCAGCTGTTCGCCACCTTCGTGCTGGTCGGCTTCGTCTATCCGTTCTTCGAAGGGATCGCGTGGAACGGCCGCTTCGGTATTCAGGGCTGGCTCACCCAGGTGTTCGGCGCGCCGTTCCACGATTTCGCCGGGTCGGTGGTGGTGCACGCGTTCGGCGGCTGGGTCGCACTGCCGGCCGTGCTGCTGCTCGGCGCGCGTCACGGCCGCTATCACCGCGACGGTGGCATCGCCGCGCATCCGCCGTCGAATATTCCGTTCCTCGCGCTGGGCGCCTGGGTGCTGGCGGTCGGCTGGTTCGGCTTCAACGTGATGAGCGCGCAGACCATCGACAAGATCAGCGGCCTCGTGGCGGTCAATTCGCTGATGGCGATGGTCGGCGGCACGCTGACCGCGTGGCTCGCGGGCCGCAACGATCCCGGCTTCACTTACAACGGCCCGCTTGCCGGGCTGGTCGCGGTCTGCGCCGGCTCCGACGTGATGCATCCGCTGGGCGCGCTGGTGACGGGCGGCATCGCGGGCGTGCTGTTCGTCTATATGTTCACTTGCGTGCAGAACCGCTGGCGCATCGACGACGTGCTCGGCGTGTGGCCCTTGCACGGTCTGTGCGGCGCGTGGGGCGGCCTGGCAGCCGGCATCTTCGGCCTGCATGCGCTCGGCGGCCTCGGCGGCGTATCGTTCGGCGCTCAGCTGCTCGGCACGCTGGGCGGCATCGTGGTGGCGTCGCTCGGCGGCACGCTCGTGTACGGCGCCATTCGCCTGACGGTGGGCTTGCGGCTCGATCAGGAAGACGAATACAACGGCGCGGACCTGTCGATCCACAAGATTTCGGCGACGCCGGAGCGCGAAAGCGTCGGCTGA
- a CDS encoding Rrf2 family transcriptional regulator: MNTSSRFAFAVHVLALLSLQEGAPLSSEMIAGSVNTNPALIRRLLTMLADAGLTTSQLGAGGGALLARPPDEITLLQVYRAVDDAQLFAMHREEPNPACMVGRNIQVVLRGIIDEAQQAMEASLGARTLADATSDLVRAERARERKRRS; this comes from the coding sequence GTGAATACGAGTAGCCGGTTTGCGTTTGCTGTGCATGTGCTCGCGCTGCTGTCGTTGCAGGAAGGCGCGCCGCTCTCGTCGGAGATGATCGCGGGCAGCGTGAATACGAATCCTGCGTTGATCCGGCGTCTGTTGACCATGCTGGCCGATGCGGGACTCACGACCTCGCAACTCGGCGCGGGCGGCGGCGCGCTGCTCGCGAGGCCACCTGATGAGATCACCTTGCTTCAGGTGTATCGTGCGGTGGACGACGCACAATTGTTCGCCATGCATCGCGAGGAGCCGAACCCGGCGTGCATGGTGGGGCGGAATATCCAGGTCGTGCTGCGCGGCATCATCGACGAAGCGCAGCAGGCCATGGAAGCGTCGCTCGGCGCACGCACGCTCGCCGATGCCACTTCCGACCTGGTGCGCGCCGAGCGGGCACGTGAGCGGAAGCGTCGTTCGTAG
- a CDS encoding DJ-1/PfpI family protein, with amino-acid sequence MAAKKILFLTGDFAEDYETMVPFQALQAVGHVVDAVCPNKKAGDRIKTAIHDFEGDQTYTEKPGHQFTLNASFDDADPAQYDALAIAGGRAPEYLRLNPKVIELVRQFAEAGKPVAAICHAAQLLAAADVIRGKRISAYPACAPEVKLAGGEYVDIPVDAAITDANFVTAPAWPAHPEWLRQFLVLLGTRIEL; translated from the coding sequence ATGGCAGCAAAGAAGATTCTGTTCCTGACCGGCGACTTCGCCGAGGATTACGAAACGATGGTGCCGTTTCAGGCACTGCAGGCGGTCGGCCACGTCGTCGACGCGGTCTGCCCGAACAAGAAAGCGGGCGACCGGATCAAGACCGCGATCCATGATTTCGAAGGCGACCAGACCTACACCGAAAAGCCTGGCCATCAATTCACGCTCAATGCAAGCTTCGACGACGCCGATCCCGCCCAATACGACGCGCTGGCGATTGCAGGCGGCCGCGCGCCCGAGTACCTGAGACTCAACCCCAAGGTGATTGAACTCGTGCGGCAGTTCGCCGAGGCGGGCAAGCCGGTCGCCGCGATCTGCCACGCCGCGCAACTGCTGGCTGCCGCCGACGTGATTCGCGGCAAGCGCATTTCCGCCTACCCGGCCTGCGCGCCCGAAGTGAAGCTGGCCGGCGGCGAATACGTCGACATCCCGGTCGACGCGGCGATCACCGACGCCAATTTCGTCACGGCCCCCGCATGGCCGGCTCATCCTGAGTGGCTGCGTCAGTTCCTCGTGCTGCTCGGCACCCGCATCGAACTCTGA
- a CDS encoding cysteine dioxygenase family protein: protein MPLVHLCEALDAMFEACATFPEPSDSTFFARSMRIALAEAAASPDLLTPAQREGSADTYRRHLLAADPHGRYAIAALVWLPRQASPVHAHHTWCGYAVVDGTLSETVFEWNGAQHCASATRTQARKTGAVSFVRGGKGGIHRLGNSSDAPAISLHIYGVAGAQIATHVNDIVRAADAPALA from the coding sequence ATGCCGCTCGTGCACCTGTGCGAGGCGCTCGACGCAATGTTCGAAGCCTGCGCGACATTTCCCGAACCGTCTGATTCGACCTTCTTCGCGCGCAGCATGCGCATCGCGCTGGCCGAAGCCGCGGCAAGCCCTGATCTGCTCACACCGGCGCAACGCGAAGGCTCCGCCGACACTTACCGGCGTCATCTGCTGGCCGCCGATCCGCACGGCCGCTATGCGATCGCCGCGCTGGTGTGGCTGCCGCGTCAGGCAAGCCCGGTGCATGCGCACCACACATGGTGCGGCTACGCCGTGGTCGACGGCACGCTGAGCGAAACGGTCTTCGAATGGAATGGCGCACAGCACTGCGCGAGCGCCACCCGTACCCAGGCGCGCAAGACGGGCGCCGTGTCGTTTGTGCGCGGCGGCAAGGGCGGCATTCACCGCCTGGGCAATTCCAGTGACGCGCCCGCTATTTCGTTGCATATCTACGGCGTCGCGGGCGCTCAGATCGCCACGCACGTCAACGACATCGTGCGCGCAGCCGACGCGCCGGCGCTCGCCTGA
- a CDS encoding NAD(P)-dependent oxidoreductase, translating into MSKQLKIALFGATGTIGSRIAAEAARRGHQVTALARNPARVPAGVANLKAAQADLLDAASVGAAVRGHDVVASAYAPPHDDPAAVSRAAHALVDGLRAAGLKRLVVVGGAGSLEVAPGKQLVDAAGFPDAYKAVALAHRDAFNYYRGVTDLDWTFFAPAALIAPGERTGTFRTGANALLADAEGNSRISAEDYAIAFVDELEQGRFVHQIATVAY; encoded by the coding sequence ATGAGCAAACAGTTGAAAATCGCGTTGTTTGGCGCCACCGGCACGATTGGTTCGCGGATCGCCGCGGAAGCCGCCCGCCGTGGGCATCAGGTGACGGCGCTGGCGCGCAATCCGGCGCGTGTGCCGGCCGGCGTGGCGAATCTCAAAGCCGCGCAGGCCGATCTGCTCGACGCCGCGAGCGTCGGCGCCGCCGTGCGTGGTCACGACGTGGTGGCGAGCGCCTATGCACCGCCGCATGACGATCCCGCCGCGGTGTCCAGGGCGGCGCATGCGCTCGTCGACGGCTTGCGTGCAGCGGGTCTCAAGCGCCTCGTGGTGGTGGGCGGCGCGGGTTCGCTCGAAGTGGCGCCTGGCAAGCAACTGGTCGACGCGGCCGGATTCCCGGACGCCTACAAAGCGGTTGCACTGGCCCACCGCGACGCATTCAATTACTACCGGGGCGTTACCGACCTCGACTGGACGTTCTTCGCGCCGGCCGCGCTGATCGCCCCGGGCGAGCGCACCGGCACGTTCCGCACGGGCGCGAACGCGCTTCTGGCCGACGCCGAGGGCAATAGCCGCATTTCCGCGGAAGATTACGCAATCGCCTTCGTCGACGAATTGGAGCAGGGCCGTTTCGTTCATCAGATCGCGACGGTGGCTTATTGA
- a CDS encoding Lrp/AsnC family transcriptional regulator, whose translation MGMDIIDRKLLELLQEDATMPIAELAQRVNLSQTPCWKRLQRLKETGVIRSQVALCDARKLGVGTTVFVAVRTNQHTEAWAQTFTRAVRDIPEVVEVYRMSGETDYLLRVVVSDIDDYDRVYKLLIAAVPLYDVSSSFAMEQIKYSTALPVRPSAVVEGR comes from the coding sequence ATGGGAATGGATATCATCGATCGGAAGCTGCTTGAGCTGCTGCAGGAAGACGCAACCATGCCGATCGCCGAACTCGCGCAGCGCGTGAATCTGTCGCAAACGCCGTGTTGGAAGCGGCTGCAGCGCCTGAAAGAGACAGGCGTGATTCGCTCCCAGGTGGCGCTGTGCGATGCGCGCAAGCTAGGCGTGGGCACGACCGTGTTCGTCGCGGTGCGCACCAACCAGCACACCGAGGCATGGGCGCAGACCTTTACACGCGCGGTGCGGGATATTCCGGAGGTGGTGGAGGTGTACCGGATGAGCGGTGAAACCGATTACCTGCTGCGTGTGGTGGTGTCCGATATCGACGACTACGATCGCGTCTACAAGCTGCTGATCGCCGCCGTGCCGCTGTACGACGTGAGTTCGAGTTTCGCGATGGAACAGATCAAGTACTCGACGGCGCTGCCGGTGCGGCCTTCGGCGGTGGTGGAGGGGCGCTGA
- a CDS encoding sensor histidine kinase yields MRLTTKGLLLIAIPAVFELALLSGLVMAQADATQAEQWAVHSQDVLRQTAAILDPVLGESVALRGAVLANDTRFATPVTLWMDVDRRIDQLAELVADNPAQVERVVQVRQAVQGYRQWSDRVQDMLHSGRRRDLLERFRDLASADVLDRFRQQVVAFQTEERRLDTLRSNAAGAARERQETLVVAAVFGSLLFVALAVWLFTRGVRGRLALLSDNAGRLAGNEPLAPISPGRDEIARLDLTLHETSRRLLEAERIQARFQSDLARRTSELARINETLRQQTQENEMFIYSVSHDLRAPLVNLQGFSKELIRACDELRVVLRQSSLAAEPRQRIERVVDEDIGEALHFLQTAVLRASHIIDALLRLSRVGRVEYRQQKVEVRDIVPRVVDAMQGSIRARRARVIVDDLPAVWGDPTALEQVFANLIGNAVNYLAPAREGRIEIGTTPAPPGVHSLRIFYVRDNGLGIPAVALPRLFNAFQRLHGNVAPGEGIGLALVRRVVERHGGRVWAESKEGIGTTFYLSLPEAEARTAQRAVDVQGAPVDSVQAVRGAREVHESPGDCDGPGLSGGPPVHAASAANAANAANAAPGISTR; encoded by the coding sequence ATGAGACTGACCACTAAAGGCCTGTTGCTGATCGCAATTCCGGCCGTCTTCGAACTGGCGTTGCTGTCCGGCCTGGTCATGGCGCAGGCCGACGCAACGCAAGCCGAACAGTGGGCCGTCCATAGCCAGGACGTGCTGCGCCAGACCGCCGCGATTCTCGATCCGGTGCTGGGTGAGTCGGTGGCGCTGCGCGGCGCGGTGCTCGCGAACGATACCCGCTTCGCGACGCCGGTCACCTTGTGGATGGACGTCGACCGTCGCATCGATCAACTGGCCGAGCTGGTTGCCGACAACCCGGCGCAAGTCGAGCGCGTGGTGCAGGTGCGCCAGGCCGTGCAGGGGTATCGTCAATGGTCGGACCGCGTTCAGGATATGCTGCATTCGGGACGGCGGCGCGATCTGCTCGAGCGTTTCCGCGACCTCGCCTCGGCCGACGTGCTCGATCGCTTCCGTCAGCAGGTGGTGGCTTTCCAGACCGAAGAGCGGCGCCTCGACACGTTGCGCTCGAATGCCGCCGGCGCCGCGCGTGAACGGCAAGAGACGCTGGTCGTCGCGGCCGTGTTCGGTTCCTTGCTGTTCGTCGCGCTGGCCGTCTGGCTATTCACGCGCGGCGTGCGCGGCCGGCTCGCGCTGCTGTCCGATAACGCCGGGCGCCTCGCGGGCAACGAGCCGCTGGCGCCGATCAGCCCGGGTCGCGATGAAATCGCCCGGCTCGATCTGACCTTGCATGAAACCAGCCGGCGGCTGCTCGAAGCCGAGCGCATCCAGGCGCGTTTCCAGTCCGATCTGGCGCGGCGCACCAGCGAACTCGCGCGCATCAACGAGACCTTGCGGCAACAGACTCAGGAAAACGAAATGTTCATCTACAGCGTGTCGCACGACTTGCGTGCGCCGCTGGTGAACCTGCAAGGCTTCTCGAAGGAACTGATTCGCGCGTGCGACGAACTGCGCGTGGTGCTGCGCCAGTCGTCGCTCGCGGCGGAACCGCGGCAGCGCATCGAACGGGTGGTGGACGAGGATATCGGCGAGGCGCTGCACTTTCTGCAGACGGCCGTGCTGCGGGCGTCTCATATCATCGACGCGCTATTGCGGCTGTCGCGTGTCGGCCGTGTGGAGTACCGGCAGCAAAAGGTCGAAGTGCGCGATATCGTGCCGCGCGTGGTCGATGCGATGCAGGGGTCGATCCGGGCGCGCCGGGCGCGCGTCATCGTCGACGATTTGCCGGCGGTGTGGGGCGACCCGACTGCGCTCGAGCAGGTGTTCGCGAATCTGATCGGCAATGCGGTCAATTATCTGGCTCCCGCGCGTGAAGGCCGGATCGAAATCGGCACGACGCCGGCACCGCCGGGCGTGCATTCGCTACGGATTTTCTACGTGCGGGACAATGGCCTTGGCATCCCGGCGGTCGCGCTGCCGCGGCTCTTCAACGCCTTTCAGCGGCTGCACGGCAATGTGGCGCCGGGTGAGGGCATCGGCCTCGCGCTCGTGCGGCGCGTCGTGGAGCGGCACGGCGGGCGCGTGTGGGCGGAGTCGAAAGAGGGTATAGGCACGACGTTTTATCTGTCGCTGCCGGAAGCCGAGGCGCGCACGGCGCAACGGGCGGTCGACGTGCAGGGCGCGCCGGTGGACAGCGTTCAGGCGGTTCGTGGTGCGCGCGAAGTGCACGAGAGCCCTGGTGATTGCGATGGCCCGGGCTTGAGCGGCGGTCCGCCGGTGCATGCCGCCAGCGCTGCCAATGCAGCCAATGCAGCCAATGCCGCGCCCGGCATCAGTACGCGCTAA
- a CDS encoding mechanosensitive ion channel family protein, with amino-acid sequence MQSCPSRRESGAAPSNGGQPATRAVFHFSFDHAGRGARRGIRAHAAAWFSAWAATVCLALILGIGWIPAPAQAAGTPVIPALQSLINSATATATPASAASGASAAQAASAPSPASQAELARSLDSVIATLDNDRQRTALVAQLKKLRDVSQNVTPAAPATAQPSPGLLGAIASGIASFETQVHQGRTPVRYWGGRFNAAGNELFTIISGQGQESFGRVIFSMIAMLAGWGACAGTLIYFQHRLYRRFGILMGLNPNPTTRELLIFALRRVGPWIVAFLAALLFVRAMPDALGRTLGMVVAYAIVAGAVFSAICLIMFSLFGSGHRRVAVRLLIEHARRVLFVVGVCAALGDAAVNYDVEHQLGSNLAALISTAANMTAAVLTGYFALAFRRPIAHLIRNRPYEQRHDHRAATDAFEVLAALWHVPVLVLAAASVAATLGGSGSSENVLQISVVTALLLVLAFFLSAIVLRMTRPRSARSRRRSPYLSRLLRFCGTLLTLFIWLFFFELAARLWGVSLAAVVEENVAARGIAHAVTAIVATLFISWLLWILVDTAITEALHPGGPRNKALNPSMRARTMLPLLRNVLLVSIMTIAGIVTAANLGINVTPLLAGAGVIGLAIGFGAQSLVTDLITGLFIIIEDTISVGDWIDVDGGHAGTVEHLSIRTVRLRDGQGAIHAIPFSQIKIVKNLSRDFAYAVFEVRMSFSTDVDQITQLIREVGADLMADFRYRREMLGPIEVWGLDRFDPNWMVVKGQIKTRPLQQWSVARAFNLRLKRKMDDSGIEIPVPQMRVYTSSKDGEGQPLQDDELPEAGPHGHAHAGTGASTRTAHAAMAVARDVSHEPRPAPPPTGQTAPIPPQIPTAGEAGSKS; translated from the coding sequence ATGCAGTCATGCCCATCACGGCGTGAGTCCGGGGCCGCGCCGTCTAACGGCGGGCAACCGGCGACTCGCGCCGTCTTTCATTTTTCTTTCGATCATGCCGGACGCGGTGCGCGCCGCGGCATTCGCGCCCACGCCGCGGCGTGGTTCAGCGCGTGGGCGGCCACGGTCTGTCTCGCACTGATCCTCGGCATCGGATGGATACCCGCGCCGGCCCAGGCCGCCGGCACGCCGGTCATTCCGGCCTTGCAGAGCCTGATCAACAGCGCGACGGCGACGGCAACGCCGGCGTCCGCCGCCTCGGGCGCCTCGGCCGCGCAAGCGGCCTCCGCGCCGTCGCCCGCGAGCCAGGCGGAGCTGGCGCGCTCGCTCGACAGCGTGATCGCCACGCTCGACAACGACCGGCAACGCACCGCGCTCGTCGCCCAGCTCAAAAAGCTGCGCGACGTCTCGCAAAACGTCACGCCGGCCGCGCCCGCGACCGCTCAACCGAGTCCCGGCTTGCTCGGCGCGATTGCGTCGGGTATCGCGTCGTTCGAAACCCAGGTGCACCAGGGCCGCACGCCGGTGCGCTATTGGGGCGGACGCTTCAACGCGGCCGGCAACGAGCTTTTCACGATCATTTCGGGGCAAGGGCAAGAGAGCTTCGGCCGCGTGATCTTTTCGATGATTGCCATGCTGGCCGGCTGGGGCGCGTGCGCCGGCACGCTGATCTACTTTCAACACCGGCTTTACCGGCGCTTCGGCATTCTCATGGGACTCAACCCGAATCCCACCACGCGCGAGTTGCTGATCTTCGCGCTGCGCCGCGTCGGGCCGTGGATCGTCGCCTTTCTCGCAGCGCTGCTGTTCGTGCGCGCCATGCCGGATGCGCTCGGCCGCACGCTCGGCATGGTGGTCGCCTATGCGATCGTCGCGGGCGCGGTGTTTTCGGCGATCTGCCTGATCATGTTTTCGCTGTTCGGCTCGGGGCATCGGCGGGTGGCGGTGCGCCTCCTGATCGAGCACGCACGGCGCGTGTTGTTCGTGGTGGGCGTATGCGCCGCCCTCGGCGATGCAGCGGTCAACTACGACGTCGAACATCAGCTCGGATCGAATCTCGCCGCGCTGATTTCGACCGCCGCCAACATGACGGCCGCCGTGCTCACCGGCTATTTCGCGCTGGCGTTCCGCCGGCCGATCGCGCATCTGATCCGCAACCGGCCTTACGAGCAGCGCCACGATCACCGGGCCGCGACCGACGCATTCGAGGTGCTCGCTGCGCTCTGGCACGTGCCCGTGCTGGTGCTCGCGGCGGCATCGGTGGCTGCGACGCTCGGCGGCTCGGGCTCCAGTGAGAACGTGCTGCAGATTTCGGTGGTGACCGCGCTGCTGCTGGTGCTGGCATTTTTCCTGTCGGCCATCGTGCTGCGCATGACGCGCCCGCGCAGCGCGCGCTCGCGGCGCCGCTCGCCGTATCTGTCGCGCCTGCTGCGTTTCTGCGGCACGTTGCTGACGCTTTTTATCTGGCTGTTCTTCTTCGAACTGGCGGCGCGTTTGTGGGGTGTATCGCTTGCGGCGGTGGTGGAGGAAAACGTCGCGGCGCGCGGGATTGCGCACGCCGTGACCGCGATCGTCGCGACGCTGTTTATTTCATGGCTGCTGTGGATTCTGGTCGACACCGCGATTACCGAAGCCCTCCATCCGGGTGGGCCGCGCAACAAGGCGCTCAATCCGAGCATGCGGGCGCGCACGATGCTGCCGCTGCTGCGCAACGTGCTGCTGGTGTCGATCATGACGATTGCGGGCATCGTCACCGCGGCGAACCTCGGCATCAATGTCACGCCGCTACTGGCCGGCGCCGGCGTGATCGGCCTCGCGATCGGTTTCGGCGCGCAGTCGCTTGTGACCGACCTGATCACGGGCCTGTTCATCATTATCGAAGATACGATTTCGGTCGGCGACTGGATCGACGTGGACGGCGGTCATGCGGGCACCGTCGAGCATCTGTCGATCCGGACCGTCCGCCTGCGCGATGGACAAGGCGCGATTCACGCCATTCCGTTCTCGCAGATCAAGATCGTCAAGAACCTGTCGCGCGACTTCGCCTACGCGGTGTTCGAAGTGCGCATGTCGTTCTCGACCGACGTCGATCAGATCACGCAACTGATTCGCGAAGTCGGCGCCGATCTGATGGCCGACTTCCGCTACCGGCGCGAAATGCTCGGGCCGATCGAGGTGTGGGGACTCGACCGTTTCGATCCGAACTGGATGGTCGTGAAAGGGCAGATCAAGACGCGGCCGTTGCAGCAATGGAGCGTGGCGCGCGCCTTCAATCTGAGGCTCAAACGCAAGATGGACGATTCCGGCATCGAGATTCCGGTGCCGCAGATGCGTGTGTACACGTCATCGAAGGATGGTGAAGGGCAGCCTTTGCAGGACGATGAACTGCCCGAGGCCGGTCCGCATGGACACGCGCATGCCGGGACGGGGGCGTCGACGCGGACCGCGCACGCCGCCATGGCGGTGGCGCGCGATGTGTCGCACGAACCGCGTCCGGCGCCGCCGCCCACCGGGCAGACCGCGCCGATTCCGCCGCAGATTCCGACAGCCGGGGAAGCGGGCAGCAAAAGCTGA
- a CDS encoding DUF190 domain-containing protein produces the protein MTKGYQLTFYTEQNRHHGHQTVVECLLSIAKLVGIHGATVVAAAEGVGHAGARHAARFFELADQPQQVIFAVTEGEAEALLEAVRAGGVPVFYTRCPIEFGLLGEHGDAKHPARR, from the coding sequence ATGACGAAGGGTTACCAGCTCACGTTCTATACCGAGCAGAACCGGCATCACGGCCATCAAACGGTCGTGGAATGTCTGCTGTCGATCGCGAAGCTTGTCGGCATTCATGGCGCGACCGTCGTGGCGGCGGCCGAAGGTGTCGGCCACGCGGGCGCGCGGCATGCAGCGCGTTTCTTCGAGCTGGCGGATCAACCGCAACAGGTGATCTTCGCGGTCACTGAAGGGGAGGCGGAAGCCTTGCTCGAGGCGGTGCGCGCGGGCGGCGTCCCGGTGTTCTACACGCGTTGCCCGATCGAATTCGGCCTGCTCGGCGAGCATGGGGACGCCAAACATCCGGCGCGCCGCTAA